The DNA sequence ATTACTATGATGATGAAGGAAACTCGGGTACATTTTCAATTGATTGGAAATATCTGAACTAATTATTAAATCAATATTTAGAAAGGAAATCATGAATACATTTTATAAATCTGTAATACTCACTTTAATAATTCTTTCTTTTATGTTAATTGAGATTACTAAAGCAAAACAAATTAACACAAAAAAAATAGGCGTGCTTCTTGTCAATCACGGCTCGCATTCATCAACTTGGCGAAAAGCACTAATTGATTTGGAAGAAAGTGTAAAAAGTGAAATTCTAAAAAATAAAAATATTATAGAAATTAAAACTGCTTTTATGGAATATAATGAACCATCAATTGCTACAAGATTAAAAGAGTTTGATAAAGAAAATTACACAGATATAATTTTAGTCCCTATTTTTCTTACTGTAAGCTCACATTCTTTTGATGATATTCCAACAATAATAGGCAGAAAAAAAGATAAGCACTCAATTGAGTTATTGAAAATTGAAAAGATAGAAAGATATACACCAAAGGCAAAAGTACACATTACACCATTGTTAGATTTTACTGATATACTTCAAAAAAATGTTGTAAGAAGAGTTATTGCACTAAGTAAAAATGTTTCCAATGAAGGATTGGTTTTAATTGCATACGGTGATAAAACTTACAATAAAGAATGGAGTGAACTTCTCACAAAAGTCGGAGAAAGTGTAAAAGTAAATATCGGAATAGAAGATTTTTCTTACGGCTGGTGCGGACATGTTGCACATTATGATCCTGATTCAACAACTGCTGCAATTAATCAAATTTTAGAAAAAAAAGATAATGCAATTGTAATTCCAGTTTTAGTAGCACATGATGAAATGTTCCAAATAAAAATTATTGGAGATGGAATTAAAAAAATAAAAAATTCTAGCGAAAGAATAATCTACAAACCGGACGCAATTTTGCCTGATGAAAACATACAGAAATGGGTTATTGAAATTACAAACGAATTTGCAAAAAAAATCGAAACAAAAATTGTAAGTAAAGAAAATTGAACAAACAAAAAATTAGAAAACTCAATAACGACCTACATAGAGATTTAGGATATTTTTTCTCGGCATTAGTAATTGTTTATTCATTATCCGGATTGGCTTTAAATCACGTTGATGATTGGAATCAGGATTTTATAATACAAAAAGATACTTTAAAAATTCCAGCGGAATATAAATTTGAAAATATTTCTAATAATAATATTGTTGAACTTAGCAGACTTGTTAATCATAGTAAATATAAACTTTATGATTCACCAACTTCTGACCAAGTAAAAATTTATTATGAAGATGCATCATTCCATATTGATTTTTCAAGAATGCTTGGTTTTTACGAAGCAGTAACCAAAAGATTTTTATTCTATGAAGTAAATGTTCTCCACCGAAATAGTTTGAAAGAGTGGAAATGGTTTTCTGATATTTTTGCAATTGCTTTAATTTTTATAAATGTTACGGGATTATTTATTCTAAAAGGAAAAAATGGAATCAATGGAAGAGGTAAATGGTTTATTGCTGCCGGTTTTTTCCCGCCAATTATTGCATTAATTATTTTTACGTTATTTAAATAAATGCAGTTTTGAATTTTTCGCGAATATGGTTATTTTTTTTACAAAGAAAAATAGTATTGCGAGTGTAACTCAGTTGGTAGAGTGTCAGCTTCCCAAGCTGAATGCCGCGGGTTCGAATCCCGTCGCTCGCTCAAAATATAAAAATAAAATTTGCATCATTCTTAGTATTAAGCTAAATTTACATCTCAAATTTTGAACGGGAACTTAGCTCAGCTGGTTCAGAGCACCTGCCTTACAAGCAGGGGGTCATAGGTTCAAATCCTATAGTTCCCACAACGTAAACCCTTATAAGACAATATCTTATGAGGGTTTTCCATTTTAAAGGAAATGTCAGGTGAGTAAAAAGGGAGTAAATTTTTGAATAAAATAAAAAACCCTAACCTTTTAGCATGATACAGTGGCTAAATATGAATCATCACTGAATCACAAATTCTGGTTGGGGACATGTCAGGTGAAGCCTATCACCTGTTGAATTTAAGAAAAATATTAGTAGTATTGAAGTCTGGAAAATAGTTTGTGTAATTGATTTTAGGCTTTTAAAAATCATCAAATCTTTCTTTAAACCAGAACTTTATTCCTACTTCTTACTTTGGAACATCTTAAAACCATCTCCTATTTTCAAAGCTTTTTTGGTCCAATATATATTTAATAATTATAATTTAAATAAAAATATTATAAGTTAAAAAAGTTAATATATATATTCAATAAAATATTTCCAAATTGCAATTTTAAATTGAATACTTCTTTACTTACAAATATGATATAAAATTAAAACGTAATTATTTGATTTTAATAATCATGCAACGTAAATTATAACACAAACGAAATAAATCATTTACATTAAGTTCAGCTTATTTAGAAATTATGCGAAAATTAAAAAAAGTTATTTTACTGCTTGAATCATCAAGAGCATTTGGGAGAGATCTACTTTTTGGAATTGGAAGATATTCAAGACTAAACGGACCTTGGTCATTTTACTGGGAACCGAGAGGTCTTAAAACATCTATTCCACATTTATCAAAATGGAATGCTGATGGCATAATTATGAGAAATTCATTAATTAAAAAAGAATTAATGGATATGAATCTCCCAACTATTTTAGCTTTACATGACTCAAACCGACCAGCAAATATGCCGGCAATTTGTACAAACTCAGAATCAATTTCAAGATTAGCTGCTGAACATTTGATGAATACAGGTTTAAGTAATTTTGCATTTTGCGGTTTTGATGAAATTGAATGGTCTAACCAGAGAAAATTTCATTTTAAAAAAATAATAGAAGAAGCAGGTCAAAATATATATTTGTATAATCAAACAGATATTTCAAAACAAATTTCTTGGCAAATCGAACAATCCAAAATGAGAAAATGGATTCAAAGTTTGCCTAAGCCTATAGGCATTATGGCTTGTAATGATGATCGTGGTCAGCAAGTTTTAGAGATTTGTAAATCCCTAACAATTAAAGTTCCAGAAGAGATTGCTGTTATTGGTGTAGATAATGATGCATTAATTTGTGATTTATCAGATCCACCATTAACAAGTGTATGTTTGAATACTGAACAAGCTGGTTATGCTGCAGCTGAACAACTGGATCAAATGATGGACGGCAAACAAAAAAATTATGATGATATTATAGTATTAGGAACTCATATTATACATAGGCAATCAACAGAATTACTTGCGGTAAATGATAAAGATGTTGTAGAAGCTGTAAGGTTTATTAGAAGTAATGCAAATAATAAAATTCAAATTAAAGATGTAGTTAAACAAACTTGTTTGGGCAGAAGAAGTTTAGAGAATCGATTCAAAAAAACAATTCATAGAACAATTAGTCAAGAAATAAGAAGAGTTAGAACCGAAATGATAAAACGTATGTTGTTGGAAACTAATTTATCTATTTCGGAAATAACTTCGATGTTTGATTTTACCGGGATTGAGCATATTGCTAGATTCTTTAGAAAAGAAAATGGATTAAGTTTAACCCAATTTAGAAAACTCTCACAAAAAATTTAGAATAAATCATTCTAAACATTTTAACTTTTGCGTAATATGGTTATAAAAATACTTATTTAGGCTTTTACAATATATCAAAAGCCAGTATTTTTTTTCAAGTATAATTCAAAACTTATTGAGGGAAAAATGAAAAAGAATTCTATGTTGTTTCTTATATTTTTTATGTTCATGGCATGTGGTGCAATTGAAAAACAAATTGTTGACAACAAAAAATCACTTTTTGGAAAATTATCAGACGAAAAAGAAGTTTATTCGTTTACACTTAAAAATAAAAAGGGAACAGAATTAAAAGTAATAGAATTTGGAGCTACAATAACTTCATTAAAAGTTCCCAATAGAGAAGGTAAATTAGAAGAAGTGGTTTTAGGATATGACAATCTAGAAAGTTATGTTAATGGAACATCTTACTTTGGAGCAATTGTTGGACGTTATGGTAATAGAATTTACAAAGGGAACTTTAAATTGAATGAAATTGAGTATCAGCTAAGTATAAATGATGGTGAAAATCATTTACATGGCGGAAAAATTGGTTATAATAAAGTTTTGTGGAAAGGTGAATTTGTTCAAAGTATTGATGGTGAATCAGTTAAATTAACTTATTATAGTCATGATGGTGAACAAGGATATCCTGGTAACTCAATTATTAATGTTATTTATTCGCTAAATGAAAATAACGAATTAAAAATAGAGTATTTTGCAACTACAGATAAATCTACAATAATGAACCCAACTCATCACTCATACTTTAATCTTAGTGGAAATTTTCAAAATACAATTTTAGATCATGAATTAATGATTAACTCAGATTATTATACACCAGTAAATAATGGTTTAATCACAACAGGTGAATTAGAAAGAACAGAAAATACGCCAATGGATTTTAAGAATCCAACAAAAATTGGTAAAAATATAAATGAAAATTTTGAACAATTAATTTATGGCAAGGGATATGATCACAATTGGGTACTGAATAATTACGATGCAAGAGTACAAAAAGTAGCAACTTTATATGATTCTACATCTGGTAGATTGATGGAAATACTTACGGATCAACCGGGATTACAATTTTACTCTGGAAATTTTTTAAATGGAACTTCAATTGGTAGAAATGGAGAAAAATATAATTTTAGAACAGGATTATGCCTCGAAACACAGAAGTATCCAGATTCACCAAACAAATTAAATTTCCCATCAGTAATTTTAAATCCAGGGGAAATATACAAGCACATTACTATTTACAAATTTTCAATTAAATAAATATTGCCATAATCAAGATTTGATGTTACTTTCTTTTTAAGAATAAATTATTTTGGTACATACTGGGATTAAAAATTGATTTGAAATTTTTATAATTAATTATAGATTGTCACAATGTGAAATGATTTCACTAGCTTTTATAAATAGTCAATAGTTGCGTAAAATGGTTAATAAAAAACTTAAAATGGTTTTTTTTGTTAACTTATTAAAGCTAATTTAATTTGGTATAACAATAATATCTTTTTGAAAAAATAATCTAAATTATTGCAAATGATATTGAACAAAATTAATAAAGTCGACCTTTTTCGCATTCATCAGTTACAGTTTCTAAAATCCAATATAATTATCTAAAATGGTTAAATTAACAATTCGAATAGTATTTAATTAAAAAATTGAAACGATTCAATAAAGAAATATATTATTTGAAATAGTTAAAAAGGAGCAAAAATTCATTATGTTTAAGAAGCTTAAAATGGAAATTAGAAAATAAAAGAGATGGAAAAATAAATGAACGGAAAAACTGAAACACTTAATTCAGTAGAGACACAAGATTATAAAAATCCATATTTAACTGTTTTGGAAAGAGTGGAAGATTTATTGAGCAGACTGAGTTTGGACGAAAAGATTGCCCAGATGCTATGTATATGGAATCAGAAAAAAGAACTGATATTGGATGAGAGTGGAAATCTTAATTATGAGTTAATGAGAAAAAATTTACCAAGCGGATTAGGACAAATAGGAAGAATAAGTGATACCAATGGTGGATTAAGTCCAGTAGAAATGGCAGAATTCGCAAATTCTCTTCAGAAATATTTTGTTGAAGAAACAAGATTGGGCATACCGGTAATAATACACGAAGAATGTTTGCATGGATTGGCGGGAAAAGAAGCGACAAGTTATCCGCAACCGATTGGGTTGGGAGCTACATTTAATCCGAAACTTGTAGAAGAAATATATTCGGCAATAGCTGAAGACACTAGAAAAAGAGGAGCTCATCAAGCACTTACACCTGTATTAGATGTTGCAAGAGATCCGAGATGGGGAAGAGTTGAAGAAACTTTTGGAGAGGATCCTTACTTGATTGGTGAAATGAGTAAAGCAGCAATTAGAGGATTTCAGGGCGATAGAACATTTAAAGATAAAAATAAAGTATTAGCTACTCTCAAACACTTTGCAGCACATGGACAACCTGAATCGGGATCAAACTGCGGACCTGCAAACTTTTCTGAGAGAGTGTTACGGGATGTATTCCTTGCACCTTTTAAAGAAGTAATTGAAGAAGAAAAACCATATTCCGTTATGGCATCTTATAATGAAATTGATGGAATACCATCTCATGCAAATAAATGGCTTTTGAGAAATGTTTTAAGAAACGAATGGGGTTTTAAAGGATTTGTAGTATCTGATTATTATGCAATAACTGAGTTAAGCAATAAAGAAGAAACAGTAAGTCATAATGTTGCAGCGGATAAGAAAGAAGCTGCTCTTCTTGCTGCAGAAGCCGGAGTAAATATAGAACTTCCGGAAATAGATTGCTATCCGAATCTAAAGGAATTGGTAATAAGTGGAAGACTAAGCGAAACAGTAATTGATGAATTAGTAAAACCAATGCTGGAAGCAAAATTTGAGATGGGATTATTTGAAGATCCGTATGTAGATCCAACGCTTATTCAGAATGAACATAAATTAGAGAATGACAGAAAAATAGCCTTGAAAGCCGCCCAAGAAACAATTACTTTGCTAAAGAATGATAACATACTTCTCCCGATAAATCTAAAAGAAAAAAGTACAATTGCGGTAATAGGACCAAATGCAGATAGAAAAATGCTTGGAGGATACAGCGGAACTCCAAAATATTATACAACAGTTTTAGAGGGAATAAAGAACAAAGCAAAAGACAAATATGAAATTATCTATAGTGAAGGATGTAAAATAACAATCGGTGGATCATGGAATGAAGATACGGTTGTTCCATCTGAGCTGGAAGAAGACAAAAGACTTATAGAAGAAGCTGTGAAAGTAGCAGAAAAATCAGACATTGTAATAATGGCAATTGGCGGTAATGAACAAACTTCAAGAGAAGCGTGGAGTAAGATTCATTTAGGCGACCGAACAAATTTAGATTTGGTTGGAAGACAGAATGAGTTATTGAAAGAAATACAAAAAACCGGAAAACCGATAGTTGTTGTTCTATTTAACGGAAGACCAAAATCGATAAGTTATATATCAAAGACAGTACCATCAATATTGGAGTGCTGGTATTTGGGACAAGAGACTGGAAATGCTGTAGCAGATGTAATATTTGGGGATGTAAATCCAAGCGGGAAATTGCCAATATCAATTCCAAGATCGGTGGGACATATTCCATGTCACTATAATCACAAACCATCATCGCGTAGAGGATATTTGTTTGATGATATTACACCGCTTTATCCATTTGGGTTTGGACTAAGCTATACAAAGTTCAAGATTTCTAATCTTAAGATTGATAAACAAGAAATAACTGAAAACGAAAAAGTAATTGTTTCAGTCACAGTGAAGAATGAAGGCGAAATAAAGGGAACCGAAGTA is a window from the Ignavibacteriota bacterium genome containing:
- a CDS encoding cobalamin biosynthesis protein CbiX, which encodes MNTFYKSVILTLIILSFMLIEITKAKQINTKKIGVLLVNHGSHSSTWRKALIDLEESVKSEILKNKNIIEIKTAFMEYNEPSIATRLKEFDKENYTDIILVPIFLTVSSHSFDDIPTIIGRKKDKHSIELLKIEKIERYTPKAKVHITPLLDFTDILQKNVVRRVIALSKNVSNEGLVLIAYGDKTYNKEWSELLTKVGESVKVNIGIEDFSYGWCGHVAHYDPDSTTAAINQILEKKDNAIVIPVLVAHDEMFQIKIIGDGIKKIKNSSERIIYKPDAILPDENIQKWVIEITNEFAKKIETKIVSKEN
- a CDS encoding PepSY-associated TM helix domain-containing protein, with product MRKLNNDLHRDLGYFFSALVIVYSLSGLALNHVDDWNQDFIIQKDTLKIPAEYKFENISNNNIVELSRLVNHSKYKLYDSPTSDQVKIYYEDASFHIDFSRMLGFYEAVTKRFLFYEVNVLHRNSLKEWKWFSDIFAIALIFINVTGLFILKGKNGINGRGKWFIAAGFFPPIIALIIFTLFK
- a CDS encoding DNA-binding transcriptional regulator — translated: MRKLKKVILLLESSRAFGRDLLFGIGRYSRLNGPWSFYWEPRGLKTSIPHLSKWNADGIIMRNSLIKKELMDMNLPTILALHDSNRPANMPAICTNSESISRLAAEHLMNTGLSNFAFCGFDEIEWSNQRKFHFKKIIEEAGQNIYLYNQTDISKQISWQIEQSKMRKWIQSLPKPIGIMACNDDRGQQVLEICKSLTIKVPEEIAVIGVDNDALICDLSDPPLTSVCLNTEQAGYAAAEQLDQMMDGKQKNYDDIIVLGTHIIHRQSTELLAVNDKDVVEAVRFIRSNANNKIQIKDVVKQTCLGRRSLENRFKKTIHRTISQEIRRVRTEMIKRMLLETNLSISEITSMFDFTGIEHIARFFRKENGLSLTQFRKLSQKI
- a CDS encoding galactose mutarotase, with the translated sequence MKKNSMLFLIFFMFMACGAIEKQIVDNKKSLFGKLSDEKEVYSFTLKNKKGTELKVIEFGATITSLKVPNREGKLEEVVLGYDNLESYVNGTSYFGAIVGRYGNRIYKGNFKLNEIEYQLSINDGENHLHGGKIGYNKVLWKGEFVQSIDGESVKLTYYSHDGEQGYPGNSIINVIYSLNENNELKIEYFATTDKSTIMNPTHHSYFNLSGNFQNTILDHELMINSDYYTPVNNGLITTGELERTENTPMDFKNPTKIGKNINENFEQLIYGKGYDHNWVLNNYDARVQKVATLYDSTSGRLMEILTDQPGLQFYSGNFLNGTSIGRNGEKYNFRTGLCLETQKYPDSPNKLNFPSVILNPGEIYKHITIYKFSIK
- a CDS encoding glycoside hydrolase family 3 C-terminal domain-containing protein produces the protein MNGKTETLNSVETQDYKNPYLTVLERVEDLLSRLSLDEKIAQMLCIWNQKKELILDESGNLNYELMRKNLPSGLGQIGRISDTNGGLSPVEMAEFANSLQKYFVEETRLGIPVIIHEECLHGLAGKEATSYPQPIGLGATFNPKLVEEIYSAIAEDTRKRGAHQALTPVLDVARDPRWGRVEETFGEDPYLIGEMSKAAIRGFQGDRTFKDKNKVLATLKHFAAHGQPESGSNCGPANFSERVLRDVFLAPFKEVIEEEKPYSVMASYNEIDGIPSHANKWLLRNVLRNEWGFKGFVVSDYYAITELSNKEETVSHNVAADKKEAALLAAEAGVNIELPEIDCYPNLKELVISGRLSETVIDELVKPMLEAKFEMGLFEDPYVDPTLIQNEHKLENDRKIALKAAQETITLLKNDNILLPINLKEKSTIAVIGPNADRKMLGGYSGTPKYYTTVLEGIKNKAKDKYEIIYSEGCKITIGGSWNEDTVVPSELEEDKRLIEEAVKVAEKSDIVIMAIGGNEQTSREAWSKIHLGDRTNLDLVGRQNELLKEIQKTGKPIVVVLFNGRPKSISYISKTVPSILECWYLGQETGNAVADVIFGDVNPSGKLPISIPRSVGHIPCHYNHKPSSRRGYLFDDITPLYPFGFGLSYTKFKISNLKIDKQEITENEKVIVSVTVKNEGEIKGTEVVQLYIRDKVSSVTRPVKELKGFKKVTLESNQEKEVSFEITKKELSFTNVEMQFTAEPGEFDIMVGNSSKDEDLLKLTLNYR